In Sphingobacteriaceae bacterium, one genomic interval encodes:
- a CDS encoding tetratricopeptide repeat protein — translation MFQHLQVNAQDHVIDSLKLALQNAKHDTTRCNILNAIIESENDDAVWPKYNDQLKGIAETNLKKTPQTHPVYKIFNKHLAVALHRIGHTYKSQGDIPKALENFNNSLKICEEIGDKKEIATLLNNLGVIYFYQGDIQKALEQYARSLKIREEIGDKSGIAFSLNNLAFIYQKQDDIPNALKYFSMSLKMREEIGDKKGIATVLNNIGAIYYDQGDPLNTSFKQDALSAGFTKALEYFDRSLKIKEEIGDKLGTANLLNNIGVIYSEHGDPSVTSSKEDALSAGFTKALEYYGKSLKIREEIGDKEAIAATLNNIGVIYIKQKKYSKALDFCTRSMKASREIGFPQYIRDASERLNQIYKATGNYKLALENYELYIKMRDSINNESTRKASIKNQLKYEYDKQAAADSVAHAKDSEIKNAELAKQTAEIKAKKNQQYALFSGLGLVLIFAGVMFNRFKVTQKQKGIIESQKSEVESQKKIVEEKQKEVLDSIHYARRIQMAQIPSEKVVERILAKLKS, via the coding sequence TTGTTTCAGCATCTACAAGTTAATGCGCAAGACCATGTAATTGATTCTTTAAAACTCGCTCTTCAAAATGCTAAGCATGATACAACGCGTTGCAATATTCTAAACGCAATAATTGAATCAGAAAATGATGATGCGGTGTGGCCTAAATACAATGATCAATTAAAGGGAATTGCAGAAACAAATCTCAAAAAAACTCCACAAACCCACCCGGTGTACAAAATTTTTAATAAGCATTTGGCCGTAGCTCTTCATAGAATCGGGCATACATACAAAAGTCAAGGTGATATTCCAAAGGCTTTAGAAAATTTCAATAATAGTTTAAAAATATGTGAAGAGATAGGAGATAAAAAAGAAATCGCCACTTTATTAAACAACTTGGGAGTTATTTACTTTTATCAAGGTGATATCCAAAAAGCTTTAGAACAATATGCCAGAAGTTTAAAAATAAGAGAAGAGATAGGAGATAAGAGCGGAATCGCTTTTTCTTTAAATAATCTTGCGTTTATTTACCAAAAACAAGACGATATCCCAAATGCCTTGAAATACTTTAGTATGAGTTTAAAAATGCGAGAGGAAATTGGAGATAAAAAAGGAATAGCCACTGTTTTAAACAACATAGGGGCTATTTACTATGATCAAGGTGATCCTTTGAATACATCTTTTAAGCAAGATGCGCTCAGTGCTGGTTTCACTAAGGCTTTGGAGTATTTTGACAGGAGTTTAAAAATTAAGGAAGAGATTGGTGATAAATTAGGAACCGCTAATTTGTTAAACAACATTGGAGTTATTTACTCCGAGCATGGTGATCCTTCGGTTACATCTTCTAAGGAAGATGCGCTTAGTGCCGGTTTCACTAAAGCTTTGGAGTATTACGGTAAGAGTTTAAAAATACGAGAGGAAATCGGAGATAAAGAAGCAATAGCTGCTACTTTAAATAACATAGGGGTTATTTACATAAAACAAAAGAAATACAGTAAAGCTCTTGATTTTTGTACACGATCCATGAAGGCCAGCAGAGAAATTGGTTTTCCTCAATATATTAGAGACGCATCCGAACGACTCAATCAAATCTACAAAGCCACCGGCAATTACAAACTCGCTTTAGAAAATTACGAACTTTACATAAAAATGCGTGATAGCATTAACAACGAATCAACTCGCAAAGCGAGTATAAAAAACCAGCTTAAATACGAGTACGATAAACAGGCCGCCGCCGATTCTGTTGCGCACGCCAAAGACTCTGAAATAAAAAATGCCGAACTTGCCAAACAAACAGCCGAGATTAAAGCCAAAAAAAATCAGCAATACGCATTGTTTAGCGGTTTGGGCTTAGTGTTAATTTTCGCTGGAGTCATGTTCAATCGCTTTAAAGTAACTCAAAAACAAAAAGGAATAATTGAAAGTCAAAAGTCAGAAGTAGAAAGTCAAAAGAAAATAGTGGAAGAAAAGCAAAAGGAAGTGTTGGATTCCATACATTATGCGCGAAGAATTCAAATGGCGCAGATACCAAGTGAAAAAGTAGTAGAGAGGATATTAG